The following are from one region of the Gambusia affinis linkage group LG02, SWU_Gaff_1.0, whole genome shotgun sequence genome:
- the tnfaip8l3 gene encoding tumor necrosis factor alpha-induced protein 8-like protein 3 yields MDSDSGEQSDGDISAGQESFNSRSLAMQAQKKILSKMATMAVANMLTDDTSSEILDELYKATREFTKSKKEAHKIIKDVIKIALKIGILYRNHQFSPDELDTVERFKKKMNQAAMTAVSFYEVEYTFDRNILAELLLECRDLLHTLVEGHLTARSHARIDHVFNHFANENFLAELYGDGEEYRLSLRKICNGINKLLDEGTL; encoded by the exons ATGGATTCAGACTCTGGAGAGCAAAGTGACGGAGACATCTCAGCAG GACAGGAGAGCTTTAACTCTCGCTCCCTGGCCATGCAAGCCCAAAAGAAGATCCTGAGCAAGATGGCGACCATGGCGGTGGCCAACATGCTTACAGACGACACCAGCAGTGAGATCCTGGACGAGCTTTACAAAGCGACCCGGGAGTTCACCAAGAGCAAGAAAGAAGCGCACAAGATCATCAAGGACGTGATCAAGATTGCCCTGAAGATAGGCATCTTGTACCGCAACCACCAGTTCAGTCCCGACGAGCTGGACACCGTGGAGCGCTTCAAGAAGAAGATGAACCAGGCGGCCATGACGGCGGTGTCGTTTTACGAGGTGGAATATACCTTCGACAGGAATATCCTGGCGGAGCTCCTGCTGGAGTGCAGGGACCTGCTTCACACCCTGGTGGAGGGGCACCTGACCGCGCGCTCACACGCACGCATCGATCATGTTTTCAACCATTTTGCCAACGAGAATTTCCTGGCGGAGCTGTACGGTGACGGAGAGGAGTACAGACTCTCTCTAAGGAAGATCTGCAATGGCATCAACAAACTGCTGGACGAAGGAACGCTTTAA